A genomic window from Melanotaenia boesemani isolate fMelBoe1 chromosome 15, fMelBoe1.pri, whole genome shotgun sequence includes:
- the dpp3 gene encoding dipeptidyl peptidase 3 isoform X1, with translation MGFEPTRAEHNGLAVHRLNHSATSSKLLASTLVLNLRVEMVDSQYYLPNDIGISALDCGEAFRLLSPQEKMYAHYLSRASWYGGLAVLLQTSPESASIFVLLQRMFRKQTPAQLEQAATAVGLSSEEYQAFLVYAAGLYANMGNYKSFGDTKFIPNLPKDKLEALVRAGQAFQEQPTEMETLWNSCSHLIYSLEDRQKQLGLGSKGITTYFSGNCCLEDAELAQRFLDSKKLSAYNTRLFKRENGGKACYEVRLASAVQKDCAVDGECESCCGSFSFEDKEFIVKRGDYSPLMEKVCYHLQQAQGYAANENQRKMLEEYRRSFSLGSVEAHKEGSRYWIKDKGPIVESYIGFIESYRDPFGSRGEFEGFVAVVNKAMSERFTKLVSSAEVLLPELPWPREFEKDTFLKPDFTSLDVLTFAGSGIPAGINIPNYDDIRQSEGFKNVSLGNVLAVAYATQKEKLTFLQEEDKDLFIKWKGPSFEVQVGLHELLGHGSGKLFVQDDMGKFNFDQSKVVNPETGEVVSSWYRGSETWDSKFSTIASSYEECRAECVGLYLCLNKQVLSIFGHEGQDAEDVVYINWLSMVRAGLLGLEFYTPESKSWRQAHMQARFVILRVLLEAGEGLVGLEEVTGQDGKPDARIVLDRSKIHTVGKNAIHRFLCKLQVFKSTADVEGGRALYEGYSTVSDSGAHNFLRLRETVLLRKEARKMFVQANTRVTGENIELVEYESSAAGLIRSFVERFQDDADQLEDNLLDLSKRDSSCWC, from the exons ATGGGATTCGAACCCACGCGTGCAGAGCACAATGGATTAGCAGTCCATCGCCTTAACCACTCGGCCACCTCGTCAAAGTTGCTAGCAAG TACCTTAGTGTTAAATCTCAGAGTCGAGATGGTGGATTCTCAGTACTACCTCCCAAATGACATTGGTATCTCTGCACTTGACTGCGGCGAGGCCTTTCGTCTGCTATCACCTCAGGAGAAGATGTATGCCCACTACCTGTCACGTGCCTCTTG GTATGGAGGTCTGGCAGTGCTGCTGCAGACATCCCCAGAGTCTGCAAGCatctttgtcctgctgcagagAATGTTCAGGAAGCAGACTCCAGCCCAGCTGGAACAGGCTGCTACAGCAGTAGGACTCAGCTCTGAGGAGTACCAG GCCTTCTTGGTGTATGCAGCAGGTCTGTATGCCAACATGGGCAACTACAAATCCTTTGGAGACACCAAATTCATTCCAAATCTACCAAAG GACAAGCTGGAAGCTCTGGTGAGGGCCGGCCAGGCGTTTCAAGAGCAGCCTACAGAGATGGAAACTCTGTGGAACAGCTGCTCACATCTCATCTACTCTCTGGAAGATAGACAGAAACAGCTGGGGCTGGGCAGCAAG ggAATTACAACTTATTTCTCAGGAAACTGCTGTCTGGAGGATGCTGAGCTGGCTCAGAGGTTCCTTGACTCAAAA aaACTTTCTGCCTACAACACACGTCTCTTCAAGAGGGAAAATGGAGGGAAAGCCTGCTATGAGGTGCGATTGGCTTCAGCTGTGCAGAAAG ACTGCGCAGTAGATGGGGAGTGTGAGTCCTGCTGTGGCAGCTTCAGCTTTGAAGACAAAGAGTTCATTGTGAAGAGGGGAGACTATAGTCCTCTCATGGAGAAAGTCTGCTATCATCTCCAACAAGCACAG GGTTATGCTGCTAATGAGAACCAGAGGAAGATGCTTGAAGAGTACAGACGCAGTTTCAGCCTTGGTTCGGTTGAAGCCCACAAAGAGGGCTCACGGTACTGGATCAAAGACAAGGGACCAATTGTTGAGAG TTATATTGGTTTCATAGAGAGCTACAGAGACCCATTTGGCTCCAGAGGAGAGTTTGAAG GCTTTGTTGCGGTTGTGAACAAGGCGATGAGCGAGCGTTTTACCAAGCTGGTGAGTTCAGCAGAAGTGTTGCTTCCTGAGCTGCCTTGGCCCCGGGAGTTTGAGAAAGACACGTTCCTTAAACCAGACTTCACCTCCCTGGATGTCCTCACCTTCGCTGGGAGTGGAATACCAGCTGGCATCAACATCCCCAACT atGATGACATCAGACAGTCAGAaggctttaaaaatgtgtcGCTAGGCAACGTGCTGGCTGTAGCCTATGctacacagaaagaaaaactcacctTCCTCCAAGAAGAAGACAAG GATTTGTTTATCAAATGGAAGGGTCCATCCTTCGAGGTGCAGGTTGGACTTCATGAGCTGTTGGGCCATGGTAGTGGCAAGCTGTTTGTCCAG GACGACATGGGCAAGTTTAACTTTGATCAGAGTAAGGTGGTCAACCCAGAGACCGGGGAAGTG GTGTCCAGTTGGTATCGGGGCAGTGAGACGTGGGACAGTAAATTCTCCACCATTGCTTCTTCTTATGAGGAATGCCGAGCTGAATGTGTTGGACTCTATCTGTGTCTAAACAAGCAAGTGCTCAG TATTTTTGGCCATGAAGGACAGGATGCAGAGGATGTGGTGTACATTAACTGGCTGAGCATGGTCAGAGCAGGCCTGTTGGGCCTGGAGTTCTACACGCCTGAGAGCAAGAGCTGGAGACAG GCTCACATGCAGGCTCGTTTCGTGATTCTGCGTGTTCTGCTGGAGGCTGGGGAGGGGCTGGTGGGCCTGGAGGAAGTAACCGGGCAGGACGGCAAGCCTGACGCACGAATCGTACTGGACCGGAGCAAGATCCACACTGTGGGGAAGAACGCCATCCACAGGTTCCTCTGTAAACTGCAG GTCTTTAAGTCTACAGCTGATGTGGAAGGAGGCAGGGCTCTTTATGAAGGCTACTCCACCGTTAGCGACAGCGGAGCTCACAACTTCTTGCGTCTACGAGAGACGGTGCTGCTGAGAAAGGAGGCTCGCAAGATGTTTGTTCAGGCCAACACCAGAGTGACTG GGGAGAACATAGAGCTGGTGGAATATGAAAGCAGCGCTGCAGGTTTGATTCGCTCCTTCGTCGAGCGCTTTCAAGACGACGCAGACCAGCTGGAGGACAACCTCTTGGATCTGAGCAAAAGAGACTCATCCTGCTGGTGTTGA
- the LOC121654189 gene encoding endosialin-like isoform X2, whose translation MHTHEAAGVVHELLSAIEAQGSRLRLRLWIGLHRPPRQCSSNRPLRGFVWVTGDQDGQFTNWLREESPGTCAAPRCVAMIAHMAESGRESRDNFKWLDGSCVLPLDGYVCQYNYKGMCSPLEDEGRGSAVYTTPFNLVSTRLTHVPYGSVAVLPCPVDSLNPNAPNEQMVLCMESDDETVGWSRDTPLCSSGSAPKSQDWCRGDHGCEQYCQTTDTDYYCYCSEGFVIDKDGYTCKIDPLSQTDQPELFSDSDNTTDHPQIKEVCVEMGCEYNCMETARGIRCTCPPGYQMGPDGRRCSDVDECQQQPCPQLCVNIPGTFLCTCYQGYQTDNEGECMDIDECLDEGSCEGPCENTVGSFACLCSPGYELGSGGECVDMDECVGESHCQQQCLNFIGGYQCFCDSGFDLQPDGLTCQPSNDDGEYSTLTPDPSDSAEHDIPFSNSFTPDPNFEVDSNFEDKWGTEATEVISPDVAHRSDNDLNQWDDLSPRQYQTAPSPTQKGSTDNEIDNDAKMGNREPGDGVVADTANISPGGAGEAKMGSAVNTNGTAENVAGSDEGKRKHDKSWLLVALLVPLCVFLVVMLALGIVYCTSCAVDKSLSFSDCYRWVLPTTPPERREGKNQA comes from the exons ATGCATACCCATGAAGCAGCGGGTGTGGTCCATGAGCTGCTGTCAGCGATTGAGGCACAAGGCTCCAGGTTGAGACTTCGCCTCTGGATTGGGCTGCACAGACCCCCACGACAATGTTCATCTAACCGGCCTCTCAGAGGATTCGTCTGGGTTACAG GAGACCAAGACGGCCAGTTCACAAACTGGCTTCGTGAAGAGTCCCCTGGGACATGTGCAGCCCCTCGCTGTGTGGCCATGATTGCCCACATGGCTGAGAGTGGACGAGAGAGCAGAGATAACTTTAAGTGGCTTGATGGCTCCTGTGTCCTACCTTTGGATGGATATGTGTGCCAGTACAACTACAAAGGGATGTGTTCACCGCTGGAGGATGAGGGAAGAGGTTCAGCTGTTTACACTACCCCATTTAATCTTGTCAGCACCCGGCTGACCCATGTGCCCTATGGGTCTGTAGCTGTTCTACCATGCCCTGTGGACAGCTTAAACCCAAATGCTCCTAATGAACAGATGGTGCTTTGCATGGAGAGCGATGATGAGACAGTGGGCTGGTCTAGAGATACCCCGCTCTGCTCATCAGGTTCAGCACCAAAGAGCCAGGACTGGTGTAGGGGAGACCATGGATGTGAGCAGTACTGCCAGACCACAGACACAGATTACTACTGTTACTGCTCTGAAGGCTTCGTGATAGATAAGGATGGCTACACCTGCAAGATTGACCCCTTAAGCCAAACCGACCAGCCTGAGCTGTTCTCTGACTCCGACAACACCACTGACCACCCCCAAATCAAGGAGGTCTGTGTGGAAATGGGGTGTGAGTATAACTGCATGGAAACAGCTCGAGGCATCCGCTGCACATGTCCCCCGGGCTACCAAATGGGTCCAGATGGCCGCAGGTGTTCTGATGTCGACGAATGTCAACAGCAACCATGCCCACAACTCTGTGTCAACATCCCAGGCACTTTTCTCTGCACCTGCTACCAGGGATATCAGACAGATAATGAGGGCGAGTGCATGGATATCGATGAGTGCCTCGATGAAGGCAGCTGTGAAGGCCCTTGTGAGAACACAGTGGGTTCCTTTGCATGCTTGTGTAGCCCTGGCTATGAGCTGGGCAGTGGAGGAGAGTGTGTAGACATGGATGAGTGTGTGGGGGAATCGCACTGCCAACAGCAGTGTCTCAACTTCATCGGAGGGTACCAGTGTTTCTGTGACAGCGGCTTTGACCTGCAGCCAGATGGACTCACATGCCAGCCTTCAAATGATGATGGAGAATATTCCACTCTGACCCCTGACCCCAGTGACTCTGCTGAGCATGATATTCCCTTTTCTAACTCATTCACCCCTGATCCCAACTTTGAAGTTGATAGCAACTTTGAAGACAAGTGGGGGACAGAAGCCACTGAGGTCATTTCCCCTGATGTGGCTCATAGGTCAGATAATGACCTAAACCAATGGGATGACCTGTCACCGAGGCAATACCAGACAGCCCCATCCCCAACACAAAAAGGCAGCACAGACAATGAAATTGATAATGATGCTAAGATGGGAAATAGAGAACCTGGTGATGGTGTGGTAGCTGATACTGCAAATATATCACCAGGTGGGGCTGGGGAGGCAAAGATGGGTAGCGCAGTGAACACCAACGGCACAGCAGAAAATGTAGCTGGATCTGATGAAGGCAAACGAAAGCACGACAAGAGCTGGTTGCTTGTAGCCCTGCTGGTGCCTCTTTGTGTGTTCCTTGTAGTGATGCTGGCTCTGGGGATTGTATACTGCACCAGCTGTGCTGTGGACAAGAGCCTCAGCTTTTCAGACTGCTATCGCTGGGTACTTCCTACAACGCCTCCTGAGAGGAGAGAGGGCAAAAATCAAGCATGA
- the LOC121654189 gene encoding endosialin-like isoform X1, with protein sequence MQKFILQSCNNMNVLCILWLLTLCVAPGSRGQRLKETEGEQPLVQLAERDALCHQDGCYAVFLQKRSFREAGRSCRELGGTLATMHTHEAAGVVHELLSAIEAQGSRLRLRLWIGLHRPPRQCSSNRPLRGFVWVTGDQDGQFTNWLREESPGTCAAPRCVAMIAHMAESGRESRDNFKWLDGSCVLPLDGYVCQYNYKGMCSPLEDEGRGSAVYTTPFNLVSTRLTHVPYGSVAVLPCPVDSLNPNAPNEQMVLCMESDDETVGWSRDTPLCSSGSAPKSQDWCRGDHGCEQYCQTTDTDYYCYCSEGFVIDKDGYTCKIDPLSQTDQPELFSDSDNTTDHPQIKEVCVEMGCEYNCMETARGIRCTCPPGYQMGPDGRRCSDVDECQQQPCPQLCVNIPGTFLCTCYQGYQTDNEGECMDIDECLDEGSCEGPCENTVGSFACLCSPGYELGSGGECVDMDECVGESHCQQQCLNFIGGYQCFCDSGFDLQPDGLTCQPSNDDGEYSTLTPDPSDSAEHDIPFSNSFTPDPNFEVDSNFEDKWGTEATEVISPDVAHRSDNDLNQWDDLSPRQYQTAPSPTQKGSTDNEIDNDAKMGNREPGDGVVADTANISPGGAGEAKMGSAVNTNGTAENVAGSDEGKRKHDKSWLLVALLVPLCVFLVVMLALGIVYCTSCAVDKSLSFSDCYRWVLPTTPPERREGKNQA encoded by the exons ATGCAAAAGTTCATCTTGCAAAGCTGCAACAACATGAACGTCTTGTGCATCCTGTGGCTACTGACTCTCTGTGTGGCCCCTGGAAGCCGAGGCCAGAGGCTGAAGGAGACAGAGGGGGAGCAGCCACTAGTTCAGCTGGCAGAGAGAGATGCGCTTTGCCACCAAGACGGATGCTATGCTGTCTTCCTCCAAAAAAGAAGCTTCAGGGAGGCTGGGCGGAGCTGCAGAGAGCTAGGTGGAACCTTAGCAACAATGCATACCCATGAAGCAGCGGGTGTGGTCCATGAGCTGCTGTCAGCGATTGAGGCACAAGGCTCCAGGTTGAGACTTCGCCTCTGGATTGGGCTGCACAGACCCCCACGACAATGTTCATCTAACCGGCCTCTCAGAGGATTCGTCTGGGTTACAG GAGACCAAGACGGCCAGTTCACAAACTGGCTTCGTGAAGAGTCCCCTGGGACATGTGCAGCCCCTCGCTGTGTGGCCATGATTGCCCACATGGCTGAGAGTGGACGAGAGAGCAGAGATAACTTTAAGTGGCTTGATGGCTCCTGTGTCCTACCTTTGGATGGATATGTGTGCCAGTACAACTACAAAGGGATGTGTTCACCGCTGGAGGATGAGGGAAGAGGTTCAGCTGTTTACACTACCCCATTTAATCTTGTCAGCACCCGGCTGACCCATGTGCCCTATGGGTCTGTAGCTGTTCTACCATGCCCTGTGGACAGCTTAAACCCAAATGCTCCTAATGAACAGATGGTGCTTTGCATGGAGAGCGATGATGAGACAGTGGGCTGGTCTAGAGATACCCCGCTCTGCTCATCAGGTTCAGCACCAAAGAGCCAGGACTGGTGTAGGGGAGACCATGGATGTGAGCAGTACTGCCAGACCACAGACACAGATTACTACTGTTACTGCTCTGAAGGCTTCGTGATAGATAAGGATGGCTACACCTGCAAGATTGACCCCTTAAGCCAAACCGACCAGCCTGAGCTGTTCTCTGACTCCGACAACACCACTGACCACCCCCAAATCAAGGAGGTCTGTGTGGAAATGGGGTGTGAGTATAACTGCATGGAAACAGCTCGAGGCATCCGCTGCACATGTCCCCCGGGCTACCAAATGGGTCCAGATGGCCGCAGGTGTTCTGATGTCGACGAATGTCAACAGCAACCATGCCCACAACTCTGTGTCAACATCCCAGGCACTTTTCTCTGCACCTGCTACCAGGGATATCAGACAGATAATGAGGGCGAGTGCATGGATATCGATGAGTGCCTCGATGAAGGCAGCTGTGAAGGCCCTTGTGAGAACACAGTGGGTTCCTTTGCATGCTTGTGTAGCCCTGGCTATGAGCTGGGCAGTGGAGGAGAGTGTGTAGACATGGATGAGTGTGTGGGGGAATCGCACTGCCAACAGCAGTGTCTCAACTTCATCGGAGGGTACCAGTGTTTCTGTGACAGCGGCTTTGACCTGCAGCCAGATGGACTCACATGCCAGCCTTCAAATGATGATGGAGAATATTCCACTCTGACCCCTGACCCCAGTGACTCTGCTGAGCATGATATTCCCTTTTCTAACTCATTCACCCCTGATCCCAACTTTGAAGTTGATAGCAACTTTGAAGACAAGTGGGGGACAGAAGCCACTGAGGTCATTTCCCCTGATGTGGCTCATAGGTCAGATAATGACCTAAACCAATGGGATGACCTGTCACCGAGGCAATACCAGACAGCCCCATCCCCAACACAAAAAGGCAGCACAGACAATGAAATTGATAATGATGCTAAGATGGGAAATAGAGAACCTGGTGATGGTGTGGTAGCTGATACTGCAAATATATCACCAGGTGGGGCTGGGGAGGCAAAGATGGGTAGCGCAGTGAACACCAACGGCACAGCAGAAAATGTAGCTGGATCTGATGAAGGCAAACGAAAGCACGACAAGAGCTGGTTGCTTGTAGCCCTGCTGGTGCCTCTTTGTGTGTTCCTTGTAGTGATGCTGGCTCTGGGGATTGTATACTGCACCAGCTGTGCTGTGGACAAGAGCCTCAGCTTTTCAGACTGCTATCGCTGGGTACTTCCTACAACGCCTCCTGAGAGGAGAGAGGGCAAAAATCAAGCATGA
- the dpp3 gene encoding dipeptidyl peptidase 3 isoform X2, which produces MVDSQYYLPNDIGISALDCGEAFRLLSPQEKMYAHYLSRASWYGGLAVLLQTSPESASIFVLLQRMFRKQTPAQLEQAATAVGLSSEEYQAFLVYAAGLYANMGNYKSFGDTKFIPNLPKDKLEALVRAGQAFQEQPTEMETLWNSCSHLIYSLEDRQKQLGLGSKGITTYFSGNCCLEDAELAQRFLDSKKLSAYNTRLFKRENGGKACYEVRLASAVQKDCAVDGECESCCGSFSFEDKEFIVKRGDYSPLMEKVCYHLQQAQGYAANENQRKMLEEYRRSFSLGSVEAHKEGSRYWIKDKGPIVESYIGFIESYRDPFGSRGEFEGFVAVVNKAMSERFTKLVSSAEVLLPELPWPREFEKDTFLKPDFTSLDVLTFAGSGIPAGINIPNYDDIRQSEGFKNVSLGNVLAVAYATQKEKLTFLQEEDKDLFIKWKGPSFEVQVGLHELLGHGSGKLFVQDDMGKFNFDQSKVVNPETGEVVSSWYRGSETWDSKFSTIASSYEECRAECVGLYLCLNKQVLSIFGHEGQDAEDVVYINWLSMVRAGLLGLEFYTPESKSWRQAHMQARFVILRVLLEAGEGLVGLEEVTGQDGKPDARIVLDRSKIHTVGKNAIHRFLCKLQVFKSTADVEGGRALYEGYSTVSDSGAHNFLRLRETVLLRKEARKMFVQANTRVTGENIELVEYESSAAGLIRSFVERFQDDADQLEDNLLDLSKRDSSCWC; this is translated from the exons ATGGTGGATTCTCAGTACTACCTCCCAAATGACATTGGTATCTCTGCACTTGACTGCGGCGAGGCCTTTCGTCTGCTATCACCTCAGGAGAAGATGTATGCCCACTACCTGTCACGTGCCTCTTG GTATGGAGGTCTGGCAGTGCTGCTGCAGACATCCCCAGAGTCTGCAAGCatctttgtcctgctgcagagAATGTTCAGGAAGCAGACTCCAGCCCAGCTGGAACAGGCTGCTACAGCAGTAGGACTCAGCTCTGAGGAGTACCAG GCCTTCTTGGTGTATGCAGCAGGTCTGTATGCCAACATGGGCAACTACAAATCCTTTGGAGACACCAAATTCATTCCAAATCTACCAAAG GACAAGCTGGAAGCTCTGGTGAGGGCCGGCCAGGCGTTTCAAGAGCAGCCTACAGAGATGGAAACTCTGTGGAACAGCTGCTCACATCTCATCTACTCTCTGGAAGATAGACAGAAACAGCTGGGGCTGGGCAGCAAG ggAATTACAACTTATTTCTCAGGAAACTGCTGTCTGGAGGATGCTGAGCTGGCTCAGAGGTTCCTTGACTCAAAA aaACTTTCTGCCTACAACACACGTCTCTTCAAGAGGGAAAATGGAGGGAAAGCCTGCTATGAGGTGCGATTGGCTTCAGCTGTGCAGAAAG ACTGCGCAGTAGATGGGGAGTGTGAGTCCTGCTGTGGCAGCTTCAGCTTTGAAGACAAAGAGTTCATTGTGAAGAGGGGAGACTATAGTCCTCTCATGGAGAAAGTCTGCTATCATCTCCAACAAGCACAG GGTTATGCTGCTAATGAGAACCAGAGGAAGATGCTTGAAGAGTACAGACGCAGTTTCAGCCTTGGTTCGGTTGAAGCCCACAAAGAGGGCTCACGGTACTGGATCAAAGACAAGGGACCAATTGTTGAGAG TTATATTGGTTTCATAGAGAGCTACAGAGACCCATTTGGCTCCAGAGGAGAGTTTGAAG GCTTTGTTGCGGTTGTGAACAAGGCGATGAGCGAGCGTTTTACCAAGCTGGTGAGTTCAGCAGAAGTGTTGCTTCCTGAGCTGCCTTGGCCCCGGGAGTTTGAGAAAGACACGTTCCTTAAACCAGACTTCACCTCCCTGGATGTCCTCACCTTCGCTGGGAGTGGAATACCAGCTGGCATCAACATCCCCAACT atGATGACATCAGACAGTCAGAaggctttaaaaatgtgtcGCTAGGCAACGTGCTGGCTGTAGCCTATGctacacagaaagaaaaactcacctTCCTCCAAGAAGAAGACAAG GATTTGTTTATCAAATGGAAGGGTCCATCCTTCGAGGTGCAGGTTGGACTTCATGAGCTGTTGGGCCATGGTAGTGGCAAGCTGTTTGTCCAG GACGACATGGGCAAGTTTAACTTTGATCAGAGTAAGGTGGTCAACCCAGAGACCGGGGAAGTG GTGTCCAGTTGGTATCGGGGCAGTGAGACGTGGGACAGTAAATTCTCCACCATTGCTTCTTCTTATGAGGAATGCCGAGCTGAATGTGTTGGACTCTATCTGTGTCTAAACAAGCAAGTGCTCAG TATTTTTGGCCATGAAGGACAGGATGCAGAGGATGTGGTGTACATTAACTGGCTGAGCATGGTCAGAGCAGGCCTGTTGGGCCTGGAGTTCTACACGCCTGAGAGCAAGAGCTGGAGACAG GCTCACATGCAGGCTCGTTTCGTGATTCTGCGTGTTCTGCTGGAGGCTGGGGAGGGGCTGGTGGGCCTGGAGGAAGTAACCGGGCAGGACGGCAAGCCTGACGCACGAATCGTACTGGACCGGAGCAAGATCCACACTGTGGGGAAGAACGCCATCCACAGGTTCCTCTGTAAACTGCAG GTCTTTAAGTCTACAGCTGATGTGGAAGGAGGCAGGGCTCTTTATGAAGGCTACTCCACCGTTAGCGACAGCGGAGCTCACAACTTCTTGCGTCTACGAGAGACGGTGCTGCTGAGAAAGGAGGCTCGCAAGATGTTTGTTCAGGCCAACACCAGAGTGACTG GGGAGAACATAGAGCTGGTGGAATATGAAAGCAGCGCTGCAGGTTTGATTCGCTCCTTCGTCGAGCGCTTTCAAGACGACGCAGACCAGCTGGAGGACAACCTCTTGGATCTGAGCAAAAGAGACTCATCCTGCTGGTGTTGA